The following nucleotide sequence is from Mucilaginibacter sp. cycad4.
TAGGTGGTGCCCAATACTAATTTTTTAACTGCTTTTTTGGCGCTGAAATTAACTGTGGCCGTTTTGTTACCGGTTGCCCAAACAGCTATGCTTTTATGTACCAGTTGGGTAGTGCCATCGGTATAATAAACAGTTAAATTTACCGGGATTGGTTTGCTGCCAACCCTGTTTATAATGGCGCTGTAGTTTTGCCCGGCATTGGTCACTTTGCTGATGGCCAGGTCGGTTACGCCATTATCAAAGAACCAGGCTTTCCAAAACCAGTTTAGGTTCATGCCCGAGCCGGTATTCATGCAATTAAAGAAATCGTAAGGCATAGGATGTTTGCCGTGCCATTGTGCAATATAGTAATGCAGGGCTTTGGTAAACAGCTCATCGCCCAGCAAATCTTTTACATATAAATAGCCCAGGCCCGGTTTGGGATAGCTGTCGGTAAAACCGGCCGGGCCTGTGAGCATTGGTGTAAGTGTCATTACCGGTACATCAACCTCATGACCCGCGCTCTGTTCAACAGCAGCAACACCATATGGGTCAACTATAGAAGGATCAATCTCCGGGCTAACCAGCCATTCGCCTATGGTTGCCCAGCCCTCGTCCATCCAGCCGTATTTGGTTTCGTTAATGCCCATGTAAAACGGGAACATGGTATGGAAGATCTCGTGATCGGTAAGCTCAATGGCATCGGCCTTATCTTCCAGCGGATTGTCATTCACCATCATCGGGTACTCCATCTGGTCCAACCCGTCAAAAACAGTTTCATGCTGGTATGGATATGGCCATTTCGGGAATTTGTAGCTCATCACTTCCACTGTTTTACGGGCGTAATCAACCACTGCATAATAATCTTTGTGCTTTTCGTTAAACACCGCATCAACGCGGGTACGCCTGCCGGTTTTAGGATCAACTACCAGGCTTGATGCTTTCCATAAATAATGATTGCTGGCAGCAAAAACAAAATCGGTAACGCTGTCGGCCTCAAACTTCCAGGTGTTGGTTGGGTTGTTTTTGGTGATGTTACCCGCTTTAATATCATCTTCGGTAATAATATCTGTTACTTTATCGCTTGCGCCGGCATCGGCAATACGTTTAACTATGCGGCTGTCGTAAACCTCGGCGGCGTTTTTCAGATCGCCTGTTGCCCAAACTTTATAGTCGCCGGGTATGGTGATCTCCGCGCTGAAATGACAGAAATCGTTATAAAACTCCTGTGCGCCAACGTATGGATAATCGTTCCATCCGTCAATATCATCATAAACTGCCACGCGCGGGAAGAAATAGGCAATGAAGAATGCACCGCTATCAATTTGGCCGGTGCGGATATGCGAGCCCTTGTTTAAGGTATAAGCATAGCTGATATCAAAATGTACTTTTTGCTTTGGCGCGATAGGGGGAACCCGCTGTGTCATGTTTGTGCCGTTGATGCGGCGGGTTTTAGCGCTGTCGGGGGTTTTATTATCGATGCTAAGGATTTTGATCTGCACCCCATCGGTAAGATCACTGGCCGAAACCTGCATTTGGCGTACCGAACCTTTTTTATATAAGTTGGGGTAAAGTTTAAACTGTACCCGTTTTAACGTATCGGGGCTGTTGTTAACATAATCAATACCAACTGTACCACTTAACAGGCGGGTTTTAGGGTCGAAATTTACTTTGATCTTATAGTCGGCAGTGTTTTGCCAGTAATTTTTGCCGGGTGCCCCGGTTGTGGTGCGTGTTCCTTTGGTATAGGTTTTTTGCAGGTTTACAGCTATGGGTAAGCTTTGCTGGGCCAATGCTGCGGTACTGCCCAATAATAAAGCAAAAGGCAATAATTTTTTAATACTGATCATTTATGCGGATATATATGAGTTATATTTGAGGTAAATATAATAAACCGTCGCAGAACCCGGTAAGCGATAATTTTGTATCGCCGGTATGGTTACAGGGCAAGCCAGCACGGTTTTGAGTAGTTTACCATTTTTAAATAGTATCCATGACTGCCGAAAAAATGATCATTGTAACCGGTAAGCAATACCTTGAGCTAAAACAAAGTTTAGAAAGCGGCGAGGGGCTTACCTATAATATAGGTACTGATAAACATCCCGAAATGGTTAAGATCACCAACATTTATATGGACACTGATCCTGACTTTACCCGCAACCCGCGCCAGTTTGCCCGAATGCATGAAGACCTGAACGTGCAGGTGAAACTGGAGTATATAGCCGAGTAATTTTCATGGCTATCCGAAAGAATAAGAAAGTGGGATTCCCTTCTTTGCAGGTAACCACCAGGGCTCCTGAAAAAAATGTGATAACATATAAAATATATTTCAGCAATTGTGTGCGTAGGGCCGCGTTAGGGAAGTTTGGCCGGGTTTCCGGTTGGTTTATAAAGGGACATGCCTTAAATTTGGATAAGGCTTTACAGGAAGTAACAGTGCTACAAATTAGTGTTAATTACCTGATAGGGAATCTTGTTCCAGTTGCTTATTGAAAGGTTTATTGGTGATGCCGTTCTATAGAGCGGTATTCCCGTGCAGGATGCTATCGAATTTTATAAGCAGCAGGCCTTAAAGCTTATTTAATTTAACCATTAGGCTTATGTCAAAAACACTTGAGATCGTCCATCCCAATGCGGCAGGGATAGATATTGGCAGCAGAAATTTCTTTGTAGATGCAGGCGAAGATCAGATCCGTATCTTCCCCACTTTTACGGCAGACTGTAACGCGATCCGTGATTACTTGCTTTCTTTAGGTATCAATACAGTAGCGATGGAATCCACGGGTGTTTACTGGATAACACTATACACAGTTTTGGAGGAAGCGGGTGTAGAAGTTTACCTTGTAAATGGGCGTGATGTAAAAAATGTCCCAGGTCGAAAAAGCGATGTGAAAGACTGTCAGTGGCTTCGTCAATTGCATGGCTATGGCCTTTTACGGAAAAGTTTTATACCGGAAATTGAAATGCGTAAAGTTAGAAGTTACCTCCGTTTGCGGCAAGATCATATCCGTGCCGCCGCCACACAGGTTCACTTGATGCAGAAAGCTCTAACCCAAATGAATATCCGTTTTACAGAAGTGATTAACGATATCAGCGGAGCGAGCGGAATACGCATGATAACAGCCATACTTGGAGGCGAAAGAGATGCCATTACGCTGGCAGAATTATGTCATGAGCGGATACTGGAAAAGAAAAGAGATCTGGTGATTAAATCACTGGAGGGGCATTATAGCGAGGAGCATCTGTTCGCCTTGCGTCAGGCTTATGGCACCTGTTGCTATTACAATAGTTTAATAAAAGAATGCGATGCAGAGATAGAGCGTCAGTTAAAAGATATGTCAAAAGATAAAGACGATATTGAAACAGCTGTAAAACGCAAACCGATTCGTTACCATAAACCTGAAATAGATAACCTGCATAAGCCTTTGCTGAAATTGACAGGAGGCAAAGACCCGATAGGCATAGCAGGAATAACCGATTACAGTTTTCTCCAGATCGTAAGCGAGGTGGGAACAGATATGAGTCCCTGGCCAACAGAAAAGCACTTTAGTGGCTGGTTGAAACTGGCACCGATGAAATCGAGTTCGGGAAAGATGCATAAACGGGTACGGATGAAGCGTCAAAATAATGCAGGGCTGATATTCAGAAATCTGGCCCAGGGTCTATTGAACAGCAAACACCTCGCTCTTGGGGCATTTGGTCGGAGAATACGTGCAAGGCGGGGAAGTCCTATCGCCATAAAGGCAATAGCGCGAAAGATAGCGTGCTATTATTATAGGGTAATGACTAATGGCAGTGAGTTTGTAGAAAAAGGAATAGAGGCCTATCAAAACCATTTAAAAGAACAGAAAAGGAAGCAACTTGAAAAATTGGCACTACAGTTTAATATGCAATTAGTCCCTGCATAAAAAAGTGTGTCCTCAGGATTGCAGTGTAAAGCCCACAGCGCGGGTTGGGATTGCGGGCCGGAAAGGCGAGGACTTGTAACGGAAAGCCCGGCCCGTTAGCTAACGGGAACGCCCATGTTATAAAATCGATCAAAAAATACATTTAATGATCAATAACTTACAATTACGCCATTAAAAGCTACCGTGTGTGCATATCTTTTAATTGTGTCATTAATTGAAAAAACATCATTTCCGAACGAACCTAAAGGGATATTCGCATGCCGGAGGTGAGGAAAAACCTTCGCCATGCTTTTACAGGTATAGTGCAGAGCCTGATGCAGATGATTGCTCTTTCGCTCGGCCAACTCAAACCGCCCTGCTCAATCGAAATGACATTTTTTATAAAAAGATATCTATTTTTAGGCCATGCATCACCCTGAAGATAATCCCTGGAAAATAACATCCCAAAAAAATATCTACGATAACCCCTGGATCAACCTCACCGAGTACCAGGTCATTAATCCCTCCGGTAACCCGGGGATTTATGGCAAGATCCACTTTAAAAACATGGCCATCGGTGTTTTACCCTTAGATGATGAGCTGAATACTTACCTTGTAGGGCAATACCGTTTTCCGTTAAATCAGTACAGTTGGGAAATGCCGGAAGGCGGCGGCCCCGAGGGAACAGACCCGCTTGAATCGGCCAAACGCGAACTACTGGAAGAAACCGGGTTAAAAGCTTCACGGTGGACAGAGATCCAGCGCCTGCACCTCAGTAATTCGGTAAGCGATGAGCTGAGCATATTGTACCTGGCCCGCGGCCTTGAACAGTTTGAAGCCGAGCCTGAAGAAACCGAACAGCTGATTGTCAAAAAAGTGCCTTTTGCCGAAATGTACCGCATGGTTTGTAATGGTGAAATCACCGATGCCATGACTGTTACCGCAGTGCTTAAAGTACAGTTGTTACTAACAGAAAACCGTTTGTAAATTACCGCTTTGCCGAAAAAAATATAACTTCGCCTACTGATGAAAAAGTTATTAGGATATATCCTGTCGCCTATTGCCATAATTGCATTTTTTTTAGCCCTGGTTATTTTTCAGCCCATCCAATGGATCTGTTTTCGTTTTTTTGGCTATGCCGCACACAAACGTTCGGTTGATATGCTGAACTTATGCCTGTTCCGCACTTTTTATATCCTTGGCGACACGGTGACTTTCATCAATAAGCAGAATTTGCCTGTGGGCAGGCCGATTATATTTGTGGCCAATCATCAAAGCCTGCTCGATATCCCCCCGCTTATTTATTACCTGCGTAAGTATCATGCCAAGTTTGTTTCTAAAATAGAGCTTACCAAAGGCATCCCCTCTATTAGTTATAACCTGAAACACGGCGGCGGTGCTAATATCGACAGGAAAGACTCCCGCCAGTCCATGACCGAAATGATAAGTTTGGGTGAACGTATGAAAGCCAATAACTGGTCGGCAGTGATTTTCCCGGAAGGCACGCGCTCCAAAGACGGCGTGGTACGATCTTTTCAGCCGGGAGGCGTTGCTATGCTTTTAAAAAAATGCCCCGATGCCCTGCTGGTGCCTATCGCCATAAAAAACACCTGGAAAGTTGTACGATATGGCTTTTATCCGCTTGATACTTTTATATCCATGAGCTGGACCGTGCTTGAACCCATTGAACCCGGCAAAACCCCGATTGGCGACCTTGTACTGGAAGCCGAGAACAGGATTAAGGCTGCGCTGTCCTAATTTCGGATTTCGGAGTTTTGATTTCGGATTTTTTTATTTGTCATTTCATTCCCTCTCGTGAA
It contains:
- a CDS encoding M1 family metallopeptidase, which translates into the protein MISIKKLLPFALLLGSTAALAQQSLPIAVNLQKTYTKGTRTTTGAPGKNYWQNTADYKIKVNFDPKTRLLSGTVGIDYVNNSPDTLKRVQFKLYPNLYKKGSVRQMQVSASDLTDGVQIKILSIDNKTPDSAKTRRINGTNMTQRVPPIAPKQKVHFDISYAYTLNKGSHIRTGQIDSGAFFIAYFFPRVAVYDDIDGWNDYPYVGAQEFYNDFCHFSAEITIPGDYKVWATGDLKNAAEVYDSRIVKRIADAGASDKVTDIITEDDIKAGNITKNNPTNTWKFEADSVTDFVFAASNHYLWKASSLVVDPKTGRRTRVDAVFNEKHKDYYAVVDYARKTVEVMSYKFPKWPYPYQHETVFDGLDQMEYPMMVNDNPLEDKADAIELTDHEIFHTMFPFYMGINETKYGWMDEGWATIGEWLVSPEIDPSIVDPYGVAAVEQSAGHEVDVPVMTLTPMLTGPAGFTDSYPKPGLGYLYVKDLLGDELFTKALHYYIAQWHGKHPMPYDFFNCMNTGSGMNLNWFWKAWFFDNGVTDLAISKVTNAGQNYSAIINRVGSKPIPVNLTVYYTDGTTQLVHKSIAVWATGNKTATVNFSAKKAVKKLVLGTTYDPDSNKKDNVWVSN
- a CDS encoding IS110 family transposase, which produces MSKTLEIVHPNAAGIDIGSRNFFVDAGEDQIRIFPTFTADCNAIRDYLLSLGINTVAMESTGVYWITLYTVLEEAGVEVYLVNGRDVKNVPGRKSDVKDCQWLRQLHGYGLLRKSFIPEIEMRKVRSYLRLRQDHIRAAATQVHLMQKALTQMNIRFTEVINDISGASGIRMITAILGGERDAITLAELCHERILEKKRDLVIKSLEGHYSEEHLFALRQAYGTCCYYNSLIKECDAEIERQLKDMSKDKDDIETAVKRKPIRYHKPEIDNLHKPLLKLTGGKDPIGIAGITDYSFLQIVSEVGTDMSPWPTEKHFSGWLKLAPMKSSSGKMHKRVRMKRQNNAGLIFRNLAQGLLNSKHLALGAFGRRIRARRGSPIAIKAIARKIACYYYRVMTNGSEFVEKGIEAYQNHLKEQKRKQLEKLALQFNMQLVPA
- a CDS encoding NUDIX hydrolase, producing MHHPEDNPWKITSQKNIYDNPWINLTEYQVINPSGNPGIYGKIHFKNMAIGVLPLDDELNTYLVGQYRFPLNQYSWEMPEGGGPEGTDPLESAKRELLEETGLKASRWTEIQRLHLSNSVSDELSILYLARGLEQFEAEPEETEQLIVKKVPFAEMYRMVCNGEITDAMTVTAVLKVQLLLTENRL
- a CDS encoding lysophospholipid acyltransferase family protein, producing MKKLLGYILSPIAIIAFFLALVIFQPIQWICFRFFGYAAHKRSVDMLNLCLFRTFYILGDTVTFINKQNLPVGRPIIFVANHQSLLDIPPLIYYLRKYHAKFVSKIELTKGIPSISYNLKHGGGANIDRKDSRQSMTEMISLGERMKANNWSAVIFPEGTRSKDGVVRSFQPGGVAMLLKKCPDALLVPIAIKNTWKVVRYGFYPLDTFISMSWTVLEPIEPGKTPIGDLVLEAENRIKAALS